From Acidimicrobiales bacterium, one genomic window encodes:
- a CDS encoding response regulator transcription factor, protein MATAREASARAREWVRVRAAREWARAMAVGAASIAQMAGGVPSILVVDDDPKIRDLVSSYLAAEGYEVAGASDGAQAIQRVRALEPDLVVMDVVMPGIDGIEALRQVRTFSDVYVIMLTARSEETDKLIGLSVGADDYLTKPFSPRELVARVKAVLRRTRSSAAASGAEETLVFPSLTIDTSRRDVEVDGEPAELTTLEFDLLKAMALQPRRVFSRRQLLEAVWGWDFVGDDRVVDVHIRNLRKALGDSATEPRFIGTVRGVGYRFELEPS, encoded by the coding sequence GTGGCCACGGCCAGGGAGGCCTCGGCCAGGGCCAGGGAATGGGTCAGGGTCAGGGCGGCCAGGGAATGGGCCAGGGCCATGGCCGTGGGCGCAGCTAGCATCGCCCAGATGGCCGGCGGAGTCCCCTCGATCCTCGTGGTCGATGACGACCCCAAGATCCGCGACCTCGTGTCCTCGTATCTCGCTGCCGAGGGCTACGAGGTCGCCGGCGCGTCGGACGGGGCCCAGGCGATACAGCGGGTCAGAGCTCTCGAACCCGACCTGGTGGTGATGGACGTCGTGATGCCCGGCATCGACGGCATCGAGGCGCTGCGCCAGGTGCGCACCTTCTCCGACGTCTACGTCATCATGCTGACCGCTCGTTCGGAGGAGACCGACAAGCTGATCGGGCTGTCGGTGGGCGCCGATGACTATCTCACCAAGCCTTTCAGCCCTCGTGAGCTGGTGGCGCGGGTCAAAGCGGTGCTACGCCGCACACGATCTTCGGCCGCGGCCAGCGGTGCCGAGGAGACGCTCGTCTTTCCATCTCTGACCATCGATACCAGTCGACGTGATGTGGAGGTCGATGGTGAACCGGCAGAGCTGACAACCCTAGAGTTCGATCTGCTCAAGGCCATGGCTCTTCAGCCTCGTCGGGTCTTCTCGCGCCGCCAGCTGCTCGAGGCGGTGTGGGGGTGGGATTTCGTGGGCGACGATCGCGTTGTCGACGTGCACATCCGCAATCTGCGCAAGGCGCTGGGAGACAGCGCCACCGAGCCCCGGTTCATCGGCACCGTGCGCGGGGTGGGCTACCGGTTCGAGCTGGAGCCGTCGTGA
- a CDS encoding ATP-binding protein, with amino-acid sequence MSAATGSRRSVGGVLIWSYVAVIAVVAGVGFVTVRFLTPRLFERRLTGMGFGAGGPRHNQDPFADPAISDSLNRSLTIAAGVAALAGVLLAAGVAWWVVRTLSARVHAMRDATHRLAAGDHSARVAEPPEAELADLALSINTLAETLEATEQNRARLISDLAHELRNPLTTIEGTMEALIDGVMEPTPETFASVIEEADRLRRLTDDLSLLAKGQEGALQLSQDRVDVGDVVSAVADRLRSQFELKGVTLSVDVPPEAAVVGDADRLAQVFTNIVGNALTHTPQGGSVAIWVRSGSEVVVRVTDSGSGIPADQLVAVFDRYTRLDHTRPGTGIGLNIARTLVNAHGGTIAAHSDGPGAGTTFEVVLPSA; translated from the coding sequence GTGAGCGCCGCGACCGGGTCGCGGCGCAGTGTCGGCGGCGTGCTGATCTGGTCATATGTAGCGGTCATCGCCGTGGTGGCTGGTGTGGGCTTCGTCACCGTCAGATTCCTGACGCCACGGCTGTTCGAGCGCCGCCTCACAGGCATGGGTTTTGGGGCCGGCGGGCCCAGGCACAACCAGGATCCGTTCGCCGACCCGGCCATTTCGGACAGCCTCAACCGATCTCTGACCATCGCCGCCGGAGTCGCTGCGCTGGCGGGCGTGCTGCTTGCCGCCGGTGTCGCCTGGTGGGTGGTGCGTACCCTCTCGGCTCGGGTACATGCGATGCGCGATGCCACCCACCGGCTGGCGGCGGGCGATCACTCGGCCCGGGTTGCCGAACCGCCAGAAGCCGAGCTCGCCGATCTGGCTCTGTCGATCAACACTCTCGCTGAAACGCTCGAGGCCACCGAACAGAATCGGGCCCGGCTGATCTCGGACCTGGCTCACGAGCTGCGAAATCCCCTCACCACCATCGAGGGAACGATGGAGGCTCTGATCGACGGAGTCATGGAGCCAACACCGGAGACCTTTGCTTCGGTGATCGAGGAAGCCGACCGCCTGAGGCGCCTCACCGACGATCTCTCCCTGCTGGCCAAGGGGCAGGAGGGTGCCCTCCAGTTGTCGCAAGACCGGGTCGATGTGGGTGACGTGGTATCGGCTGTGGCAGATCGCCTGAGGTCGCAGTTCGAGTTGAAGGGCGTGACGTTGTCGGTGGATGTGCCGCCCGAGGCTGCGGTGGTGGGCGATGCCGACCGCCTTGCCCAGGTGTTCACCAACATCGTGGGCAACGCTTTGACCCACACACCTCAGGGCGGTTCGGTCGCGATCTGGGTTCGATCGGGCAGCGAGGTAGTGGTTCGGGTCACCGACAGCGGCTCGGGTATCCCTGCCGACCAGCTGGTCGCGGTGTTCGACCGGTACACCCGGCTCGACCACACCCGGCCGGGCACCGGCATTGGGCTGAACATTGCGCGCACCCTGGTCAACGCTCATGGCGGCACCATCGCTGCGCACTCGGACGGGCCCGGCGCCGGCACCACCTTCGAGGTCGTTCTGCCATCGGCCTGA